From the Theobroma cacao cultivar B97-61/B2 chromosome 2, Criollo_cocoa_genome_V2, whole genome shotgun sequence genome, one window contains:
- the LOC18609851 gene encoding dynein light chain 1, cytoplasmic — MDGAELELERRSKFLNSLIQKKKAIEQQDQTERLNVKVRASDMPLPLQNRAFRCARDQLDSMPGKLDSKRLALALKKEFDSTYGPAWHCIVGTSFGSYVTHSLGGFLYFSIDKVYILLFKTAVEPLDH; from the exons ATGGATGGAGCAGAGTTGGAGTTGGAGAGGAGAAGCAAGTTTTTGAACAGTTTGATTCAAAAGAAGAAGGCTATAGAGCAACAAGACCAAACTGAACGTCTCAATGTTAAAGTCAGAGCTTCTGATATGCCTTTACCTCTTCAGAACAGGGCTTTTAGATGTGCTCGAGACCAGCTTGACTCTATGCCTGGAAAGCTTGACAGTAAACGTCTAGCCCTTGCCCttaaaaag GAATTTGACTCGACATATGGTCCTGCTTGGCACTGCATTGTGGGAACTAGCTTTGGCTCATACGTCACTCATTCACTAGGAGGTTTCTTGTATTTTTCAATTGACAAGGTTTACATTCTTCTCTTCAAGACTGCTGTTGAGCCTTTAGACCATTGA
- the LOC18609852 gene encoding pentatricopeptide repeat-containing protein At2g33680, with amino-acid sequence MTLPRYRSFFSELVQITKQKNLSRGRAVHARIIRSGGSSSCVYLSNSLVNFYAKCGDLSKAKCVFENIQHKDVVSWNCLINGYSQQGPTASTFVMQLFQRMRAENYLPNAHTFAGVFTAASNLSDVFSGQQAHSLAIKTDSFDDVFVGSSLLNVYCKSGVLAEARKVFDEMPKKNSVSWATMISGYAMQRSALDAFELFELMRQEEEKVNEYAMSSVLSALADPEFLNTGRQIHCFTVKHGLLVFSSVGNALVTMYAKCGSLDDALKTFELSGNKNSITWSAMITGYAQSGDSLKALKLFSSMHFAGIMPSEFTLVGVLNACSDTGAVEDGKQVHGYLLKLGYESQVYIMTALVDMYAKCGCTLAARKGFDYLQEPDMVLWTSMIGGYVQNGENENAMILYGRMQIEGIVPNELTMASILKACSCLAALEQGKQIHACTIKHGFGLEVPIGSALSTMYAKCGNLEDGNLVFRRMPRRDVVSWNSMISGLAQNGHGNEALELFEEMLSEGTEPDYVTFVNILSACSHIGLVERGWAYFNMMSDKFGIVPRVEHLACMVDMLGRAGKLDEAKEFIESATIDHGIYLWRILLSACRNFRNYELGAYAGEKLMELGSQESSAYVLLSSIYAALGRLEDVERVRRMMRLRGVNKEPGCSWIELKGGVHVFVVGDQMHPEIKTIREEVQMLSKQMKDEGYQPSSESVSATSYSEEELIAACM; translated from the coding sequence ATGACCTTACCTCGATATCGCTCTTTTTTCTCTGAACTCGTTCAAATTACAAAACAGAAAAACCTTTCGAGAGGCCGTGCAGTACACGCTCGAATAATACGAAGCGGCGGCTCATCTTCTTGCGTATACCTTTCCAACAGCCTTGTTAACTTCTATGCCAAATGTGGGGACTTGTCCAAAGCCAAATGCGTGTTTGAAAATATACAACACAAGGATGTTGTCTCATGGAACTGCCTTATCAATGGCTACTCCCAACAAGGCCCGACAGCATCCACCTTTGTCATGCAACTCTTTCAGCGAATGCGGGCAGAGAATTATTTGCCTAATGCCCACACATTCGCCGGCGTTTTCACTGCCGCGTCAAATTTGTCGGATGTTTTTAGTGGGCAGCAAGCTCATTCGCTTGCGATTAAAACCGACAGCTTTGATGATGTCTTTGTTGGGAGTTCTCTTCTTAACGTGTACTGCAAATCGGGTGTTTTGGCCGAGGCTCGTaaggtgtttgatgaaatgccGAAGAAGAATTCAGTTTCTTGGGCAACCATGATTTCTGGGTATGCAATGCAGAGGTCTGCTCTGGATGCTTTTGAGCTTTTCGAATTGATGCGTCAAGAAGAGGAGAAAGTGAACGAGTATGCGATGTCTAGCGTCCTTAGTGCATTGGCGGATCCTGAGTTTCTTAACACTGGTAGGCAAATACATTGCTTCACGGTTAAACATGGGCTGTTAGTGTTTTCATCTGTTGGCAATGCCCTTGTTACAATGTATGCGAAATGTGGGAGCTTGGATGATGCCCTTAAGACATTTGAATTATCAGGTAATAAGAATTCAATTACATGGTCGGCAATGATCACTGGTTACGCACAGAGTGGGGACTCATTAAAGGCTCTTAAGTTGTTCTCGAGTATGCATTTTGCTGGGATCATGCCTAGCGAGTTCACTCTTGTTGGGGTTCTTAATGCTTGTAGTGATACGGGTGCTGTTGAAGATGGAAAGCAAGTGCATGGTTACTTGTTGAAATTGGGATATGAATCGCAGGTATACATAATGACAGCTTTGGTTGATATGTATGCAAAATGTGGTTGTACATTGGCTGCTCGGAAGGGGTTTGATTATTTACAAGAACCTGACATGGTTTTGTGGACTTCCATGATTGGAGGATATGTGCAAAATGGGGAGAATGAAAATGCAATGATTTTGTATGGTAGAATGCAGATTGAGGGGATTGTGCCTAATGAGCTTACAATGGCCAGTATCCTGAAAGCTTGTTCATGTCTTGCTGCTTTGGAGCAAGGAAAGCAAATCCATGCCTGTACTATTAAGCATGGATTCGGTCTGGAAGTTCCAATTGGAAGTGCCCTTTCAACCATGTATGCCAAGTGTGGGAATCTGGAAGATGGGAACCTTGTCTTTAGGAGGATGCCACGGAGAGATGTAGTGTCATGGAATTCAATGATATCGGGACTTGCTCAGAATGGTCATGGTAATGAAGCTCTTGAACTTTTTGAGGAGATGCTGTCCGAAGGCACAGAGCCAGACTATGTTACTTTTGTCAACATTCTTTCAGCTTGTAGCCACATTGGATTGGTAGAAAGAGGTTGGGCTTATTTCAACATGATGTCTGATAAATTTGGAATTGTTCCGAGAGTAGAGCACCTTGCTTGCATGGTTGATATGCTGGGCCGTGCAGGGAAACTAGATGAAGCTAAGGAATTCATTGAATCAGCTACCATAGACCATGGCATATACTTATGGCGTATCCTATTAAGTGCTTGTCGGAACTTCCGGAACTATGAATTGGGAGCATATGCTGGAGAGAAACTGATGGAGTTGGGCTCTCAAGAATCATCTGCTTATGTCTTACTGTCAAGTATCTATGCTGCCCTGGGCAGGTTGGAAGATGTGGAGAGGGTCAGGAGGATGATGAGACTCAGAGGGGTGAATAAGGAACCTGGGTGTAGCTGGATCGAACTTAAAGGTGGTGTTCACGTGTTTGTTGTTGGAGACCAGATGCATCCAGAGATAAAAACGATACGTGAAGAGGTGCAAATGTTAAGCAAACAAATGAAAGATGAAGGTTACCAACCTTCTTCTGAGTCAGTTTCTGCAACTTCTTATAGTGAAGAGGAACTAATTGCTGCTTGTATGTGA
- the LOC18609853 gene encoding F-box protein SKIP28, producing MEIAQSREHAPLSHREDNSGQEEAEAGSPHEALFLVLAYLPLFELLAMSEVCMSLRDAVEKDVLPWLNIIVERPLNLRLSDEILMKVASKANDRLRTLALINCAWISDDGLQRVIDKNPLINELYVPGCTGLTPNGVIRAVQKLSEHHHSLKRLQINGIYNMKKEHLETLHYYMLTNQTKQQVQKKQRPLLYHNFRKFQAYRWDEFGRIIDVEICPRCNEVRMVFDCPREECRRKREQYSLIDCRMCKFCIPRCEECGRCVKPEDLEVAVCTDTLCSDCWVQLSKCNFCNKPCCGQHADLQISSSGSTEWICGVCHDQFLTGSDDVEQ from the exons ATGGAGATTGCACAAAGCAGGGAACATGCACCCCTTTCCCATAGGGAAGATAATTCTGGACAAGAAGAAGCAGAAGCAGGTTCACCCCATGAGGCTTTGTTTCTTGTCTTGGCCTACCTTCCTTTGTTTGAGCTTCTTGCCATGAGTGAAGTTTGCATGTCTCTGAGAGATGCGGTGGAAAAGGATGTACTGCCTTGGCTAAACATAATTGTTGAAAGGCCTTTGAACCTGCGGTTGTCTGATGAGATTCTGATGAAAGTTGCTTCAAAGGCAAATGATAGGCTAAGAACCTTGGCTCTAATCAACTGTGCCTGGATTAGTGATGATGGGCTTCAAAGGGTAATTGACAAAAATCCTCTTATCAACGAG TTGTACGTACCAGGTTGCACTGGCTTAACCCCTAATGGAGTAATAAGGGCTGTTCAGAAGCTATCCGAACACCACCACAGCCTAAAACGCCTTCAGATAAATGGCATCTACAACATGAAGAAAGAACACCTTGAAACTCTTCACTATTACATGCTAACAAACCAAACAAAGCAGCAGGTTCAGAAAAAGCAACGGCCTCTCCTATATCATAATTTCAGAAAGTTTCAAGCATATAGATGGGACGAATTTGGCAGAATAATTGATGTGGAAATCTGTCCCAGGTGCAATGAAGTAAGGATGGTTTTTGATTGTCCTAGGGAGGAATGCAGAAGGAAGAGAGAGCAATATTCACTGATTGATTGTAGGATGTGCAAGTTCTGCATTCCAAGGTGCGAAGAATGTGGGCGGTGTGTCAAACCTGAAGACCTGGAAGTGGCTGTTTGCACAGATACTTTGTGCTCAGATTGTTGGGTTCAGCTTTctaaatgtaatttttgtaaCAAGCCATGCTGTGGGCAACATGCAGACCTGCAGATTAGTTCTAGTGGCTCAACTGAATGGATTTGCGGTGTTTGCCATGATCAATTCCTGACAGGTTCAGATGATGTTGAGCAATGA
- the LOC18609854 gene encoding glucan endo-1,3-beta-glucosidase 3 — MAIFLLLLLLLVSAVAGDEDAFVGVNIGTDLSDMPSPTQVVALLKAQSIKYVRLYDADRAMLLALANTGIQVTVSVPNDQLLGIGQSNATAANWVARNVIAHAPATNITAIAVGSEVLTALPNAAPVLVSALKFIHSALVASNLDGQIKVSTPHSSSIILDSFPPSQAFFNRSWDPVMVPLLKFLQSTGSYLMLNVYPYYDYMQSNGVIPLDYALFRPLPPNKEAVDANTLLHYTNVFDAVVDAAYFAMSYLNFTKIPIVVTETGWPSKGDSSEPDATLENANTYNSNLIRHVLNNTGTPKHPRIAVSTYIYELYNEDLRPGSVSEKNWGLFDANGIPVYILHLTGAGTVLANDTTNQTFCVAKEGADPKMLQAALDWACGPGKVECSPLLQGHPCYEPDNVVSHSTYAFNAYFQQMAKSPGTCDFKGVATITTTDPSHGSCLFPGSIGKNGTITNGTSLAPSSNSTSSGCASQYFYGTGSFTTSVIIAVLLMSAVFL, encoded by the exons ATGGCTATTTTCCTGCTGCTTTTGCTTTTACTTGTCTCTGCTGTTGCTGGTGATGAAG ATGCCTTTGTTGGTGTGAACATTGGTACAGACTTATCTGACATGCCCAGCCCTACTCAAGTGGTGGCCCTTCTCAAGGCTCAGAGTATCAAATATGTCAGGCTTTATGATGCTGATCGAGCCATGCTCCTTGCACTTGCCAACACAGGCATCCAGGTGACTGTCTCTGTCCCCAATGATCAACTCCTTGGCATTGGTCAGTCAAATGCCACTGCCGCCAACTGGGTGGCTCGCAATGTTATAGCCCATGCCCCTGCCACCAACATCACGGCAATAGCTGTTGGATCTGAAGTTCTAACTGCACTCCCAAATGCTGCTCCAGTCCTAGTTTCTGCCTTAAAGTTTATCCACTCTGCCCTTGTTGCTTCTAATCTTGATGGTCAAATCAAAGTCTCTACTCCACATTCTTCTTCAATTATTCTGGACTCTTTTCCACCTTCTCAAGCCTTCTTTAATCGCTCATGGGACCCAGTCATGGTTCCATTGCTAAAATTTTTGCAGTCTACAGGGTCGTACCTTATGCTCAATGTATATCCATATTATGATTACATGCAATCAAATGGAGTGATCCCATTGGACTATGCACTTTTCCGTCCCCTCCCTCCTAATAAAGAAGCTGTGGATGCTAACACACTCTTGCATTACACTAATGTCTTTGATGCTGTAGTTGATGCAGCATATTTTGCAATGTCTTATTTAAACTTCACCAAAATTCCAATTGTAGTGACTGAGACTGGTTGGCCTTCTAAGGGTGATTCATCTGAGCCTGATGCAACACTTGAAAATGCTAATACATACAACAGTAACTTGATCAGGCATGTTCTTAACAACACCGGAACTCCTAAACACCCCAGGATTGCAGTTAGTACTTACATCTATGAGCTTTACAATGAGGATTTGAGACCTGGGTCAGTTTCAGAAAAAAATTGGGGGCTATTTGATGCCAATGGTATACCAGTTTATATCTTACACTTGACAGGTGCTGGTACTGTGTTGGCGAATGACACTACAAACCAAACTTTCTGTGTTGCAAAGGAGGGTGCTGATCCGAAGATGTTACAGGCAGCACTTGATTGGGCTTGTGGACCAGGGAAAGTTGAGTGCTCACCTTTGTTGCAGGGGCATCCATGTTATGAGCCTGATAATGTGGTTTCCCATTCAACATATGCTTTCAATGCGTATTTCCAGCAGATGGCCAAGTCTCCTGGGACCTGTGATTTCAAGGGGGTGGCTACCATCACTACAACTGATCCAA GTCATGGTTCGTGTTTATTTCCTGGAAG TATTGGAAAAAATGGCACCATAACCAATGGCACATCACTGGCTCCTTCGTCAAACTCCACAAGTTCAGGCTGCGCATCACAATATTTCTATGGAACTGGTTCTTTCACAACCTCTGTGATAATAGCTGTTTTACTTATGAGTGCTGTTTTCTTGTAG